The following coding sequences are from one Melospiza melodia melodia isolate bMelMel2 chromosome 2, bMelMel2.pri, whole genome shotgun sequence window:
- the ABHD13 gene encoding protein ABHD13 isoform X1 gives MKCRDEAWEIITSKGFTWSKRSLTSTMEKSWMLWTFVKRWLLALASWSWSLCRICLLPLIVTFHLYGGIILLILIFVSIAGILYKFQDVLLYFPEQPSSSRLYVPMPTGIPHENIFIKTKDGVLLNLILLRYTGDNAAYSPTIIYFHGNAGNIGHRLPNALLMLVNLKVNLILVDYRGYGKSEGEASEEGLYLDSEAVLDYVMTRSDLDKTKIFLFGRSLGGAVAIHLASENSHRISAIVVENTFLSIPYMASTLFSFFPMRYLPLWCYKNKFLSYRKISQCRMPSLFISGLSDQLIPPVMMKQLYELSPARTKRLAIFPDGTHNDTWQCQGYFTALEQFIKEVIKSHSPEEMAKTSSNVTII, from the exons GCAGAGATGAAGCCTGGGAAATCATCACATCTAAAG GATTTACTTGGAGTAAAAGATCACTGACTTCTACAATGGAAAAATCATGGATGCTTTGGACCTTTGTCAAAAGATGGCTACTAGCTTTGGCTTCCTGGTCTTGGAGTCTCTGCCGTATTTGTCTTTTGCCCTTGATAGTGACTTTTCACTTGTACGGAGGCATTATACTCCTTATATTAATATTTGTATCAATAGCAGGTATATTATATAAATTCCAGGATGTCCTGCTTTACTTTCCTGAACAGCCCTCTTCATCTCGCCTTTATGTTCCTATGCCTACTGGTATACCACACGAAAACATCTTCATCAAGACCAAAGATGGAGTTCTTCTCAATCTTATTCTGCTGAGATACACAGGGGACAATGCAGCGTATTCTCCAACCATCATTTACTTTCACGGGAACGCAGGCAACATTGGCCACAGGTTGCCAAATGCTCTGTTGATGCTGGTAAACCTGAAAGTAAACTTAATTCTGGTCGATTATAGAGGGTATGGCAAAAGCGAAGGAGAAGCAAGCGAAGAAGGCTTGTACTTAGATTCTGAGGCTGTCTTAGACTATGTGATGACTCGGTCTGATCTTGATAAAacaaaaatttttctttttggcCGTTCCTTGGGGGGAGCAGTAGCTATTCACTTAGCTTCTGAAAATTCCCATAGGATTTCTGCCATCGTGGTGGAGAACACCTTTCTTAGCATCCCATACATGGCCAGCACTTTGTTCTCTTTCTTTCCGATGAGGTATCTTCCGCTGTGGTGCTACAAAAATAAATTTCTGTCCTACAGAAAAATCTCTCAGTGCAGAATGCCTTCACTCTTCATCTCTGGGTTGTCTGACCAGTTAATTCCACCAGTTATGATGAAGCAACTTTATGAATTATCCCCAGCTCGGACTAAGAGATTGGCGATATTTCCTGATGGAACTCACAATGACACTTGGCAGTGCCAGGGTTATTTCACTGCACTTGAACAGTTCATCAAAGAAGTAATAAAGAGTCACTCCCCTGAAGAAATGGCGAAAACGTCATCTAATGTAACAATAATATAA
- the ABHD13 gene encoding protein ABHD13 isoform X2, which produces MEKSWMLWTFVKRWLLALASWSWSLCRICLLPLIVTFHLYGGIILLILIFVSIAGILYKFQDVLLYFPEQPSSSRLYVPMPTGIPHENIFIKTKDGVLLNLILLRYTGDNAAYSPTIIYFHGNAGNIGHRLPNALLMLVNLKVNLILVDYRGYGKSEGEASEEGLYLDSEAVLDYVMTRSDLDKTKIFLFGRSLGGAVAIHLASENSHRISAIVVENTFLSIPYMASTLFSFFPMRYLPLWCYKNKFLSYRKISQCRMPSLFISGLSDQLIPPVMMKQLYELSPARTKRLAIFPDGTHNDTWQCQGYFTALEQFIKEVIKSHSPEEMAKTSSNVTII; this is translated from the coding sequence ATGGAAAAATCATGGATGCTTTGGACCTTTGTCAAAAGATGGCTACTAGCTTTGGCTTCCTGGTCTTGGAGTCTCTGCCGTATTTGTCTTTTGCCCTTGATAGTGACTTTTCACTTGTACGGAGGCATTATACTCCTTATATTAATATTTGTATCAATAGCAGGTATATTATATAAATTCCAGGATGTCCTGCTTTACTTTCCTGAACAGCCCTCTTCATCTCGCCTTTATGTTCCTATGCCTACTGGTATACCACACGAAAACATCTTCATCAAGACCAAAGATGGAGTTCTTCTCAATCTTATTCTGCTGAGATACACAGGGGACAATGCAGCGTATTCTCCAACCATCATTTACTTTCACGGGAACGCAGGCAACATTGGCCACAGGTTGCCAAATGCTCTGTTGATGCTGGTAAACCTGAAAGTAAACTTAATTCTGGTCGATTATAGAGGGTATGGCAAAAGCGAAGGAGAAGCAAGCGAAGAAGGCTTGTACTTAGATTCTGAGGCTGTCTTAGACTATGTGATGACTCGGTCTGATCTTGATAAAacaaaaatttttctttttggcCGTTCCTTGGGGGGAGCAGTAGCTATTCACTTAGCTTCTGAAAATTCCCATAGGATTTCTGCCATCGTGGTGGAGAACACCTTTCTTAGCATCCCATACATGGCCAGCACTTTGTTCTCTTTCTTTCCGATGAGGTATCTTCCGCTGTGGTGCTACAAAAATAAATTTCTGTCCTACAGAAAAATCTCTCAGTGCAGAATGCCTTCACTCTTCATCTCTGGGTTGTCTGACCAGTTAATTCCACCAGTTATGATGAAGCAACTTTATGAATTATCCCCAGCTCGGACTAAGAGATTGGCGATATTTCCTGATGGAACTCACAATGACACTTGGCAGTGCCAGGGTTATTTCACTGCACTTGAACAGTTCATCAAAGAAGTAATAAAGAGTCACTCCCCTGAAGAAATGGCGAAAACGTCATCTAATGTAACAATAATATAA